In a single window of the Coffea eugenioides isolate CCC68of chromosome 3, Ceug_1.0, whole genome shotgun sequence genome:
- the LOC113766331 gene encoding probable LRR receptor-like serine/threonine-protein kinase At1g34110 translates to MGANEFEGKIPSAIGQLRELTELDLNSNGFNGTIPSSLWRLSELKSLDLSYNPLSGELCDIHFAKLTQLKELRLSSTLLALNLSGGIPSCIGKLKTLGVLNLANNSLYGHIPISLGHLNDLQFLHLNRNKFTGMVPFSCRHLKNLQYLDLGNNELEGIIPAWIGEELSLLKM, encoded by the exons ATGGGAGCTAACGAGTTTGAAGGCAAAATCCCAAGTGCGATTGGGCAACTTCGAGAACTCACCGAACTCGATCTTAATTCGAATGGGTTCAATGGTACCATTCCATCCTCTCTTTGGAGGCTGAGTGAGTTGAAATCCTTGGATCTATCTTATAATCCACTGAGTGGGGAGTTGTGTGACATTCACTTTGCCAAACTCACACAATTGAAAGAATTACGCTTATCCTCCACTCTACTTGCTCTGAAT CTCTCCGGAGGGATCCCTTCATGCATTGGTAAGCTTAAAACGTTGGGTGTGCTAAATCTAGCAAACAACAGTCTCTACGGGCACATTCCAATTTCATTGGGACATCTCAATGATCTCCAATTTTTGCACTTGAACCGAAACAAATTTACAGGGATGGTCCCATTCTCGTGCAGACATCTGAAAAATTTGCAGTATCTTGATCTTGGTAACAATGAGTTGGAGGGCATTATACCAGCATGGATTGGCGAAGAACTATCCCTTCTGAAGATGTGA